A portion of the Pelodiscus sinensis isolate JC-2024 unplaced genomic scaffold, ASM4963464v1 ctg93, whole genome shotgun sequence genome contains these proteins:
- the LOC142825913 gene encoding uncharacterized protein LOC142825913, whose amino-acid sequence MAKHIRLWFRKALKMAPGPVGSSSSVPAGGDAESHQLGATRPPARPLRTWLQRRLGRRDPAQRGSRVGWLWGLLCGEKHLPQEPSPHYHQGASPCPAPGDLPVSGSPQPLRTSPCSCGSSSVSSSAWASSCSRATSCSRSDPEPPCASAELCQERMDSRVEEGAIYDIEEQLHTRDTSPAALQRFLLAVPPACLAALQRGEDTLAPRCCKDTMMARIVEIMEDSPPPLVLADCLNAACSLSTLQPPLQAQLLNPLLRAAVGQTVSGDWQQEPIHTQVRPSGPCSRAGLELQRGVGVGAEGEKKLQVWILPSRFPVALPGGPSLPCPAWAPPCSARRLRPCSRLHPGASGWPGFPNPPLTQGSPLSCSSSSGPFPSTSRPYWQASSPSPQTPPGCS is encoded by the exons atggccaaacacatcaggctgtggttccggaaagccctgaagatggccccagggccggtgggaagcagctcctccgtccccgcgggcggggatgctgaatcccaccagctcggggcgactcgcccaccggccaggcccctccggacctggctccagaggcggctgggaaggcgggacccagcccagcggggaagccgggtagggtggctctggggcctcctctgtggagagaaacacctgccccaggagcccagcccccattaccaccagggggcatcgccctgcccggcccccggggacctgccagtctccgggagcccccagcctctccgcaccagcccctgcagctgtgggtccagctcagtgagcagcagcgcctgggcctccagctgcagccgggccacctcctgcagccgctcagacccag agcccccctgcgcctcggcggagctctgccaggagcggatggactcccgggtggaggaaggggccatctatgatattgaagagcagctccacacccgggacacg agcccagccgccctgcagcggttcctcctggccgtcccccccgcctgcctcgccgccctccaaaggggcgaggacaccctggcgccgcgctgctgcaaggacaccatgatggccaggatcgtg gagatcatggaggactccccccccccactggtcttggccgactgcctcaacgccgcctgcagcctcag caccttgcagcctcccctacaggcccagctcctgaaccccctgctgagggcggccgtgggacagactgtgtctggggactggcagcaggagcccatccacacgcaggtacgtccctccgggccctgctcccgggctgggctggagctccagagaggagtgggggtgggggcagagggagagaagaagctgcaggtttggatccttccctccaggtttcccgttgctctccctgggggcccgtcccttccatgcccagcctgggctcctccctgctctgcgaggcggctcagaccctgctcaaggctgcaccccggggccagcgggtggcctggattccccaacccccctctgacccagggctcccccttgtcttgcagcagttcatccgggcccttcccgtcgacctccaggccctactggcaagcctcctcgccgagtccccagacaccgccaggctgcagctga